From a single Apium graveolens cultivar Ventura chromosome 2, ASM990537v1, whole genome shotgun sequence genomic region:
- the LOC141692452 gene encoding uncharacterized protein LOC141692452 has product MEEAGENCKYLGLPNMLNKSKGNIMAFLKDKVRNRMLSWEGRCISQGGKETLVKSVAHSLPTYAMSLFLLSVDITKDFERIILKFWWNWNRSDRKGIHWMSWSILSKHKLNGGRDFNLAMLGKQAWRFLTKPDSLEEKGVILAGIRWKVGSGQMIDIVNQPWLLDDNNPYVTSNHPTLTHNKVSSLVSTEYHGWDEDILRDLFNERDQ; this is encoded by the exons ATGGAGGAGGCTGGAGAGAATTGCAAATACCTGGGTCTACCGAATATGCTGAATAAAAGCAAGGGAAACATTATGGCTTTTCTGAAGGATAAAGTCAGAAACAGAATGTTGAGTTGGGAAGGAAGATGCATCTCTCAAGGGGGTAAAGAAACTTTAGTGAAATCAGTGGCTCATTCATTACCAACATACGCTATGAGCTTGTTCTTGCTGTCTGTAGATATAACAAAAGATTTTGAAcgtataattttaaaattttggtgGAACTGGAATAGGTCTGACAGGAAAGGAATACACTGGATGAGTTGGTCTATATTAAGCAAGCACAAATTAAATGGTGGTAGAGATTTTAATTTGGCGATGTTAGGAAAACAAGCGTGGAGATTTCTCACAAAGCCTGATAGCCTG GAGGAAAAAGGTGTAATTCTAGCAGGGATCAGGTGGAAGGTGGGATCGGGTCAGATGATTGATATTGTTAATCAACCGTGGTTATTAGATGATAATAATCCGTATGTGACTTCTAATCATCCGACTTTAACTCATAACAAGGTATCGTCTCTTGTGTCAACTGAATACCATGGTTGGGATGAAGACATTCTCCGTGATCTTTTCAACGAAAGGGACCAATAA